In Vibrio sp. 10N, the following proteins share a genomic window:
- a CDS encoding LPS-assembly lipoprotein LptE, with product MFRFKQKLTQASFILLLSSLLTACGFQLRGEYSVPEGITAISVTSFDQYSKITRLVKEQLRLSQIELVTPNKDVPNIHITNEKITDRTLSLYQNTRAAEKEVVYEVNYRVTVPNLGSKDFTATMTRSYLDNPLSALAKSAERKLIEDEMREFSAQQMMRQMARLKTEIQEHEEKQKLKDSETNTPDKSQS from the coding sequence ATGTTTCGATTCAAACAAAAACTAACACAAGCCAGTTTTATTCTTCTTCTCTCTTCATTGCTGACTGCGTGTGGATTTCAGTTACGTGGTGAATACTCAGTACCAGAAGGCATTACCGCTATCTCTGTCACCAGCTTTGACCAATACAGCAAAATCACTCGATTAGTCAAAGAGCAACTACGGTTAAGCCAAATCGAACTCGTCACGCCAAACAAAGATGTGCCGAACATACACATCACTAATGAAAAAATTACTGACCGAACTCTCTCTCTATATCAAAACACCCGTGCAGCAGAAAAAGAAGTGGTATATGAGGTCAACTATCGCGTGACGGTGCCGAACTTAGGCTCAAAAGACTTTACTGCGACTATGACTCGCAGCTACCTAGACAACCCGCTTTCAGCACTGGCGAAGTCGGCAGAGCGTAAGCTAATCGAAGATGAAATGCGTGAATTTTCTGCGCAGCAAATGATGCGTCAAATGGCACGACTTAAAACTGAAATTCAAGAGCATGAAGAAAAGCAAAAGCTTAAAGACTCTGAGACCAACACACCAGACAAGTCGCAGTCTTAA
- the holA gene encoding DNA polymerase III subunit delta, with protein sequence MRIFADRLSEHLAKQWHHCFLLFGNEPLFVQESRDAIIHHAKQQGFEEHHRFSVDNSLDWNEVYDCTQALSLFSSKQIIELTMPEAGVNASIAKHLTEIAPTLHDDIVIVITGTKLTRAQESAKWFKALNGCLVSCNTPDIKQLPQWVMRRCRANQLSPDGEAIQLLCQWHEGNLFALSQSLEKLGLLYPDGQLTLVRVQESLSRHNHFTVFHWVDALLEGKPKRAHRVLTQLEAEGVEATILLRTIQKELIQLGKMQAMLQQSSLSHVFDQFRIWQNKKPLYSAALNRLSPQRLRQSIQLLSAIEVQVKTQYEQSPWPYLQQLTFNLSSADNGLSLQP encoded by the coding sequence GTGAGAATATTTGCTGACCGCCTGTCTGAGCATCTTGCTAAGCAATGGCACCACTGTTTCCTGCTATTTGGCAATGAGCCGCTATTTGTGCAAGAAAGCCGCGATGCCATTATTCACCACGCTAAACAGCAAGGTTTTGAAGAGCATCACCGTTTTAGTGTCGATAACTCCCTTGATTGGAACGAGGTGTATGACTGCACCCAAGCACTAAGCTTATTCTCCTCAAAGCAAATTATTGAACTGACCATGCCAGAGGCTGGTGTCAATGCCAGTATTGCTAAGCACTTAACGGAAATAGCACCCACACTTCATGACGACATTGTTATCGTCATCACCGGCACCAAACTAACCCGAGCTCAAGAATCTGCAAAATGGTTTAAAGCGCTAAATGGCTGCTTAGTCAGTTGTAACACACCCGATATCAAGCAATTGCCGCAATGGGTAATGAGGCGTTGCAGAGCCAATCAGCTCTCGCCTGACGGTGAAGCGATCCAATTGCTATGCCAATGGCATGAAGGTAACCTGTTTGCGCTTTCCCAAAGCCTAGAAAAGCTCGGACTCCTATACCCAGACGGTCAATTGACACTTGTGCGCGTGCAAGAATCACTCAGCAGACACAACCACTTTACCGTGTTTCACTGGGTCGATGCGCTATTGGAAGGCAAACCCAAACGCGCTCATCGCGTGCTTACTCAGCTCGAAGCTGAGGGCGTGGAAGCGACGATTTTGCTGCGCACCATTCAAAAAGAACTGATTCAGCTTGGTAAAATGCAAGCGATGTTACAGCAGTCATCGCTTAGCCACGTCTTTGATCAGTTCCGAATCTGGCAAAATAAGAAGCCACTTTACAGTGCTGCACTAAACCGTCTATCACCACAAAGACTGCGTCAGAGTATTCAACTACTTAGCGCGATTGAAGTGCAAGTGAAAACACAATATGAGCAAAGTCCATGGCCATACTTACAGCAGCTTACGTTCAACCTAAGCAGCGCTGACAACGGCCTGTCTTTGCAACCTTAA
- the rsfS gene encoding ribosome silencing factor, producing MQREELKLFLADKADDMKAQDIVTIDVEGKSSVTDFMIVCTGTSRRHVISIADHVAAEVKKAGLEPLGIDGDTEGEWVVLDMGSTMLHVMQEEHRELYQLEKLWS from the coding sequence TTGCAACGCGAAGAATTGAAACTTTTTCTAGCCGATAAAGCGGACGATATGAAAGCCCAAGACATTGTCACTATCGATGTTGAAGGTAAGTCCAGCGTCACAGACTTCATGATCGTCTGTACCGGCACTTCTAGAAGACACGTTATTTCAATTGCGGACCATGTTGCTGCGGAAGTCAAAAAAGCAGGCCTTGAACCACTCGGTATCGACGGTGATACTGAAGGCGAATGGGTCGTGCTCGATATGGGCTCCACTATGCTGCACGTGATGCAAGAAGAGCACCGCGAGCTGTACCAACTAGAAAAGCTTTGGAGCTAG
- the rlmH gene encoding 23S rRNA (pseudouridine(1915)-N(3))-methyltransferase RlmH, producing the protein MKLQLIAVGTKMPKWVEEGFQEYRRRFPHDMPLELIEIPAGKRGKNADIARILQKEGDAMLAAVPKGNRIVTLDIPGKKWDTPQLAEQLESWKLDGRDVSILIGGPEGLAPACKAAADQSWSLSALTLPHPLVRIVMAESLYRAWSITANHPYHRE; encoded by the coding sequence TTGAAACTTCAACTGATCGCCGTTGGTACTAAGATGCCAAAATGGGTAGAAGAAGGCTTTCAAGAGTATCGCCGCCGTTTCCCTCACGACATGCCACTCGAGCTCATTGAAATTCCAGCCGGTAAGCGTGGCAAAAACGCTGACATTGCGCGTATTTTACAAAAAGAAGGCGACGCTATGCTGGCGGCGGTCCCTAAGGGTAACCGCATTGTGACGCTCGATATTCCAGGTAAAAAATGGGATACGCCTCAGCTTGCTGAGCAGCTTGAAAGCTGGAAGCTGGATGGTCGTGATGTTTCCATTCTGATTGGTGGCCCTGAAGGGTTAGCACCAGCTTGTAAAGCCGCAGCAGATCAAAGCTGGTCTTTGTCTGCATTAACGCTTCCTCACCCGCTGGTACGCATTGTCATGGCGGAGAGCCTATACCGAGCATGGTCAATTACCGCTAATCATCCGTATCACAGAGAGTAA
- the mrdA gene encoding penicillin-binding protein 2 — MKRKRSQIRDHQAEARLFKSRAIVAFVGIVVMMLVLVANLYNIQINQYQDYKTRSNDNRIKVVPIAPNRGLIYDRNGILLAENRPVFNLEITPEKVKDMDATIQALREYLDISPEREEAFNRDRKRTRRFKSIPLLTQLTEDQVAIFSVHQHKFPGVEIAANLKRFYPYGDVLTHVIGYVSRINDRDMRRLIREEKESNYQATRDIGKLGIERYYEDILHGTAGYQEVEVNSRGRVLRTLKFVPPIPGKDIVLNLDITLQLKVHKLLDGRRGSAIILDPSDNGVLAMVSSPSYDPNAFVNGISGKGYRALLEDKNRPLVNRATLGIYPPASTVKPFIAVGALQEGVITTKTTRNDPGYWRIPNSKTRPFRDWLRWGHGKVDILKAIEESVDTFFYQIAYDMGIDRLSKWMMMFGFGDYTGIDIYEESKANMPTREWKMARHRTPWYQGDTIPVGIGQGYWTATPMQIAKATSVLVNRGEVLSPHLLRATIDNGDSFDHQTLSEVDSRPPITGVQERYWDIALEGMRRVNHGVKGTARRSFTNMPFQSGGKSGTAQVFSLAEDEEYNAEEVAEHLKDHALFTGFAPFDDPKVVVTVVIENAGGGSTNGAPVARQLFDLALAENAESEEE; from the coding sequence ATGAAACGTAAACGCAGCCAGATACGGGACCATCAGGCCGAAGCGCGACTGTTTAAAAGTCGCGCTATTGTGGCGTTTGTTGGTATCGTTGTAATGATGTTGGTGCTCGTCGCTAACCTCTACAACATCCAAATCAACCAGTATCAAGACTATAAGACCCGCTCGAACGACAACCGCATCAAAGTGGTACCGATCGCGCCAAACCGCGGGCTAATCTACGACCGCAACGGCATTTTGCTTGCGGAGAACCGCCCTGTCTTCAACCTAGAGATCACTCCAGAAAAAGTCAAAGACATGGATGCGACTATCCAAGCGTTGAGAGAGTACCTTGATATATCACCTGAGCGTGAAGAAGCCTTTAATCGCGACCGTAAACGTACCCGCCGCTTCAAATCGATCCCACTTCTGACTCAGCTTACCGAAGATCAAGTGGCGATATTCTCAGTCCATCAACATAAGTTTCCCGGTGTTGAAATCGCCGCCAACTTAAAACGCTTCTATCCTTATGGTGATGTGTTAACGCACGTGATCGGCTACGTGTCCCGCATTAACGACCGCGACATGCGTCGCCTGATCCGCGAAGAAAAAGAGTCAAATTATCAAGCCACTCGCGATATTGGTAAGCTTGGTATCGAGCGCTACTACGAAGATATTTTGCATGGTACCGCAGGCTATCAGGAAGTTGAGGTGAACAGCCGTGGCCGTGTACTAAGGACACTAAAGTTCGTCCCACCTATTCCGGGCAAAGACATTGTACTCAACCTAGATATTACGCTGCAGCTCAAAGTCCACAAACTACTCGATGGTCGACGTGGCTCGGCGATCATTCTCGACCCAAGTGACAACGGCGTACTGGCCATGGTGTCGAGCCCAAGTTACGACCCAAATGCGTTTGTAAACGGCATCTCAGGCAAAGGCTATCGCGCCCTACTTGAGGATAAGAACCGACCTCTGGTAAACCGCGCGACTCTGGGTATCTATCCACCAGCGTCAACGGTAAAACCGTTCATCGCAGTTGGAGCACTGCAAGAAGGCGTGATCACGACCAAAACCACACGTAACGATCCAGGGTACTGGCGTATCCCTAATTCCAAAACGCGTCCATTCCGCGATTGGCTACGTTGGGGACATGGTAAGGTGGACATCCTCAAGGCAATTGAAGAATCTGTCGATACCTTCTTTTACCAAATCGCCTATGACATGGGCATTGACCGCCTATCTAAGTGGATGATGATGTTTGGCTTTGGTGATTACACTGGCATTGATATCTATGAAGAGAGCAAAGCCAACATGCCAACACGTGAGTGGAAGATGGCGAGACACAGAACGCCTTGGTATCAAGGTGATACTATCCCGGTTGGTATCGGTCAAGGTTACTGGACAGCAACGCCAATGCAGATAGCCAAAGCGACGTCAGTTCTTGTTAATCGCGGTGAGGTACTCTCCCCACACCTGTTGCGTGCAACCATAGATAATGGCGATAGCTTTGACCATCAAACCTTAAGCGAAGTCGACTCACGACCGCCAATTACCGGTGTGCAAGAGCGATACTGGGACATTGCGCTAGAAGGGATGCGCCGAGTGAATCACGGCGTCAAGGGTACTGCTCGACGCTCTTTCACCAATATGCCTTTTCAAAGTGGTGGTAAATCGGGTACTGCGCAAGTGTTTAGCTTGGCAGAAGACGAAGAGTATAATGCCGAAGAGGTTGCTGAACACCTGAAAGACCATGCATTATTTACTGGCTTCGCCCCGTTTGATGATCCTAAGGTCGTGGTCACCGTCGTTATTGAGAACGCAGGTGGCGGTTCTACCAATGGTGCGCCAGTCGCTCGACAACTGTTCGACTTGGCACTGGCCGAAAATGCAGAGAGTGAAGAAGAATGA
- the rodA gene encoding rod shape-determining protein RodA: MRFDPSTGQSRVMFERFHIDLPLVLGILALMGFGLVVMYSASGQSLTMMDRQAMRMVLALVVMVVLAQLSPRTYETLAPLMFFAGVMLLFGVLFFGEASKGAQRWLNLGFVRFQPSELLKLAVPLMVARYIGKRSLPITFQTLVISLVMVFVPTILIAKQPDLGTSILIAASGIFVIFLAGISWKIIFGAVIALSAFVPVLWFFLMREYQKVRVRTLFDPESDPLGAGYHIIQSKIAIGSGGIAGKGWMQGTQSQLEFLPERHTDFIFAVIAEEWGMIGILLLLALYLFIIGRGLYLASSAQTAFGRMMAGSIVLSFFVYVFVNIGMVSGILPVVGVPLPLVSYGGTSMVTLMAGFGILMSIHTHRKAFSKAT, from the coding sequence ATGAGATTTGATCCTTCCACCGGTCAAAGCCGAGTGATGTTCGAACGCTTCCACATCGATTTGCCTTTGGTGCTCGGAATCCTAGCGCTTATGGGATTTGGTCTTGTGGTGATGTACAGCGCCAGTGGCCAAAGTTTGACGATGATGGACCGACAGGCGATGCGTATGGTGCTGGCTTTGGTTGTGATGGTTGTCTTGGCTCAACTGTCACCCAGAACTTATGAGACGTTAGCGCCGTTGATGTTCTTTGCCGGAGTTATGTTGCTATTTGGGGTGCTGTTTTTCGGTGAGGCCTCCAAAGGGGCGCAGCGTTGGCTAAACCTCGGTTTTGTACGTTTCCAACCGTCCGAACTGCTCAAGTTGGCCGTGCCACTCATGGTGGCGCGTTATATCGGGAAACGCTCACTGCCAATCACCTTCCAAACGCTGGTCATATCACTGGTCATGGTGTTCGTACCCACCATTTTGATCGCTAAGCAGCCCGATCTCGGTACCTCTATTTTGATTGCGGCCTCGGGGATATTCGTTATCTTCTTAGCCGGTATTAGCTGGAAGATTATCTTTGGTGCTGTGATCGCGTTAAGTGCCTTTGTCCCCGTACTTTGGTTCTTTTTAATGCGCGAGTATCAGAAAGTGCGCGTACGTACCTTGTTTGACCCGGAGTCGGATCCATTGGGCGCGGGTTATCACATCATTCAAAGTAAAATTGCTATCGGCTCTGGTGGTATTGCTGGCAAAGGTTGGATGCAGGGTACTCAGTCACAACTCGAGTTTTTGCCCGAGCGCCACACCGATTTCATCTTTGCCGTTATTGCTGAAGAATGGGGAATGATCGGCATTCTGTTGCTACTCGCTCTCTACCTATTCATTATCGGTCGAGGCCTGTATCTCGCCAGTTCAGCTCAAACTGCATTCGGCCGAATGATGGCCGGCAGCATCGTTCTTAGCTTCTTCGTTTATGTTTTTGTAAATATTGGTATGGTGAGCGGTATATTACCGGTAGTTGGTGTACCATTGCCGCTTGTCAGCTACGGTGGCACCTCAATGGTGACCCTGATGGCTGGATTTGGCATTCTTATGTCAATTCATACACACAGAAAAGCATTCTCAAAGGCAACCTAA
- a CDS encoding septal ring lytic transglycosylase RlpA family protein, with amino-acid sequence MNRWNDTRRQRLSWLGLASGLIVLAGCSSSDSRYDLKDDVAPTAPISVDHVEGAVPKYEPYSLGGNKNYRLRGKSYTVIKDPAGFKERGEASWYGKKFHGHLTSNGEVYDMYSMSAAHKTLPLPSYVKVTNLDNGKETIVRVNDRGPFHDGRIIDLSYAAANKLDVIKTGTANVEIEVIIVEKPSSQHELDKHPEYTIQVAASPHKERIDELSKQLGEKLSVDTFLTPVKSNYRLMLGPFKDYKQTQDVLEQVQKIGYPSAFVKKL; translated from the coding sequence ATGAACAGATGGAATGACACAAGGCGCCAGCGCCTTTCTTGGCTAGGTTTGGCCTCTGGGCTTATCGTCCTTGCAGGGTGTTCATCATCAGACAGTCGATATGATCTCAAAGACGATGTTGCGCCAACTGCGCCGATTTCCGTCGACCATGTTGAAGGGGCTGTACCGAAATACGAACCGTATAGCTTAGGTGGCAATAAAAACTATCGGCTGCGCGGTAAAAGCTACACAGTGATTAAAGACCCAGCAGGCTTTAAAGAACGTGGCGAAGCTTCTTGGTATGGTAAGAAGTTCCATGGGCACCTAACGTCGAACGGCGAAGTCTACGACATGTACTCCATGTCAGCCGCGCACAAAACGCTGCCATTGCCAAGTTATGTCAAGGTCACTAACCTCGATAACGGCAAAGAAACCATCGTTCGTGTTAACGACCGTGGTCCATTCCATGACGGGCGCATTATCGATCTCAGCTATGCTGCAGCGAATAAACTGGATGTCATCAAGACAGGAACAGCGAATGTTGAGATTGAAGTGATTATCGTCGAAAAACCGTCCAGTCAACATGAGTTGGACAAGCACCCTGAGTACACTATTCAAGTTGCAGCTTCACCTCATAAGGAACGCATTGATGAATTATCCAAACAGCTAGGTGAAAAACTGTCTGTGGATACATTCTTAACCCCGGTCAAAAGCAACTATCGTCTGATGCTTGGGCCGTTTAAAGACTACAAGCAAACCCAGGACGTACTGGAGCAGGTGCAAAAGATTGGCTACCCCTCAGCTTTTGTCAAAAAACTGTAA
- a CDS encoding serine hydrolase, with the protein MNKNKSSMKFVTTIALSATLAATSAAAAPVVMPDAPQIAAKGFVLMDYNSGKVLAEKEMNTQLHPASLTKMMTSYVIGQELKRGNISPQDEVTISKNAWAKNFPDSSKMFIEVGTKVTVDELNKGIIIQSGNDACVAMAEHIAGSEDAFVDLMNAWAKSIGMTNSHFANVHGLDNPNLYSTPYDMALLGRALIKDVPDEYRIYSEKKFTYNGITQYNRNGLLWDKSMNVDGIKTGHTSKAGYSLVSSATEGKMRLVAVVMGTKNANARKSESKKLLSYGFRFFETVNPHKADETFVEEKVWMGDKDAVALGVDQDTYVTLPRGQAKNLKASFVLEKQLEAPISKGDVVGKLYYQLEGEDVAEYPLLALEDVQEGSLFSRLWDYIVLLFKSFF; encoded by the coding sequence ATGAATAAGAATAAATCTTCTATGAAATTTGTAACCACTATTGCTCTTTCCGCAACTTTGGCAGCAACTTCTGCCGCTGCGGCACCTGTTGTCATGCCTGATGCACCTCAAATCGCAGCCAAAGGCTTCGTTTTGATGGACTACAACTCTGGTAAGGTTCTAGCTGAGAAAGAGATGAACACTCAGCTTCACCCAGCGAGTCTGACAAAAATGATGACCAGCTATGTTATCGGCCAAGAGCTAAAGCGCGGTAACATCTCACCACAAGACGAAGTGACCATCAGTAAGAATGCTTGGGCAAAAAACTTCCCTGATTCATCAAAGATGTTCATTGAAGTGGGCACTAAGGTCACCGTTGATGAGCTAAATAAAGGTATCATCATTCAATCGGGTAATGATGCTTGTGTCGCGATGGCTGAGCACATTGCCGGTTCAGAAGATGCATTCGTTGACCTTATGAATGCATGGGCAAAGTCTATCGGTATGACCAACTCGCACTTCGCTAACGTGCACGGTCTGGATAACCCAAATCTATACTCTACACCATACGACATGGCTCTTCTGGGTCGCGCGCTTATCAAAGACGTGCCAGATGAATACCGTATCTACTCTGAGAAGAAATTCACCTACAACGGCATCACCCAATACAACCGTAACGGGCTACTTTGGGACAAGAGCATGAACGTTGATGGCATCAAAACGGGTCACACAAGCAAAGCAGGCTACAGCCTAGTGAGCTCGGCGACTGAAGGTAAGATGCGCCTCGTTGCGGTTGTTATGGGTACTAAAAACGCTAACGCTCGTAAATCAGAAAGCAAAAAGCTACTCAGCTACGGCTTCCGATTCTTCGAAACGGTTAACCCACACAAAGCAGACGAGACCTTCGTTGAAGAAAAAGTCTGGATGGGTGACAAAGACGCAGTGGCACTGGGTGTTGATCAAGACACATATGTAACACTACCTCGCGGCCAAGCTAAGAACCTAAAAGCAAGCTTCGTACTTGAAAAGCAGCTAGAAGCACCAATATCTAAAGGCGATGTTGTTGGTAAGCTATACTATCAACTAGAAGGCGAAGACGTAGCTGAATACCCGCTGCTTGCTCTTGAAGATGTTCAAGAAGGTAGCCTGTTCAGCCGCTTGTGGGATTACATCGTATTACTTTTCAAGAGCTTTTTCTAA
- the ybeD gene encoding DUF493 family protein YbeD, producing MLTINSDAKLKDLLEFPCSFTFKVMGYAKPELPEKVLEVIQRHAPGDYSPTIKPSAKGNYHAVSINITATSIEQVETLYKELGDIDIVRMVL from the coding sequence ATGTTGACCATCAACTCTGATGCAAAACTCAAAGACCTACTAGAGTTCCCTTGCTCGTTTACCTTCAAAGTGATGGGTTACGCTAAACCAGAACTTCCTGAGAAAGTGCTGGAAGTGATCCAGCGCCACGCACCAGGGGACTACAGTCCAACCATTAAGCCAAGTGCAAAAGGTAACTACCATGCTGTATCTATCAACATTACAGCGACCTCAATCGAGCAAGTAGAAACCCTTTACAAAGAACTTGGCGACATCGACATTGTTCGCATGGTTCTATAA
- the lipB gene encoding lipoyl(octanoyl) transferase LipB: MENQLVVRKLGRKDYEPVWKAMHDFTDNRTQDTRDEVWLVEHNPVFTQGQAGKEEHLLNTGDIPVVQSDRGGQVTYHGPGQLVAYFLINLRRKKLGVRELVTHIENLVIKTLNAYDIESAARPDAPGVYVDGKKVCSLGLRIRKGCSFHGLALNINMDLSPFLRINPCGYAGMEMVQVSQLGGPKEVSTVEDQMIKALLEILDYEQVEFSEEA, translated from the coding sequence GTGGAAAATCAGCTAGTTGTAAGAAAGCTTGGACGAAAAGACTATGAACCAGTCTGGAAAGCCATGCATGATTTCACTGACAATCGAACCCAAGACACACGAGACGAAGTGTGGTTAGTGGAACACAACCCAGTCTTTACCCAGGGACAGGCTGGTAAAGAAGAGCACCTACTTAACACAGGTGACATCCCAGTCGTCCAAAGTGACCGAGGTGGTCAAGTGACCTATCATGGTCCGGGTCAGCTTGTCGCTTACTTTCTCATCAATTTGCGTCGTAAAAAGCTCGGCGTTCGCGAGCTGGTTACACACATCGAAAACCTCGTTATCAAGACACTTAACGCGTATGATATTGAGTCAGCGGCACGACCGGATGCCCCTGGAGTGTATGTCGATGGCAAAAAAGTCTGCTCCCTTGGTCTGCGTATCCGCAAAGGGTGCTCATTCCACGGACTGGCGCTAAATATTAATATGGATCTCTCCCCTTTCCTTCGTATCAACCCTTGTGGCTATGCAGGAATGGAAATGGTTCAAGTGAGCCAACTGGGCGGTCCCAAAGAGGTCTCGACTGTCGAAGACCAAATGATCAAAGCACTATTAGAAATACTTGATTACGAGCAAGTAGAATTCAGCGAAGAAGCATAA